GGCTTTCGGCACACTCGTCCACGTCTGTGCGGGGGGAAGATGGGAtcagcggggacagggacacccccacaGCTGTGGCGGGGGGCCCCTCCCGTGCCCACCTTACCGGAGCAGTGGATGCCATCGCCGGTGTAGCCGGGGAGGCACTCGCAGGCGGCGCGGCCGTCACCGCGGGACAGGCACCGCGCCCGGTCCCCCGGAGCGCAGGGGTGCCGCCCGTCCTCGCAGGGGTCGCTCGCCGGTGCCAgcgctgtggggacaggggaggggtGGTCAGGGCACGTCCACGGGGCACGGGGAGTCGGGGACAGCCCAGCGGGGGTCAGCACTTACGCACACACGCCTGCCCGTCCCCCGCCGGCCGGTACCCGCCGCGGCACTCGCAGCGGTAACTGCCCGGCACGTTCAGGCACACGGAGAAGGGCCCGCACTGGCTCAGGCCCTCGGCACACTCGTCCACGtctggggaaaggaggagacaCCGGGCACCCCGATGGTGGTGGGGACACCCCCCCATTTTCAGGGTCTGGCTGCTCGTGGTCTGACAGGGAATATCCTGCCCCACGCTGCCCATCCCATGTCTGTCACTGAACTTaataaattacagaattaaCTTTCTAATCAGCTCAAAATAGAAGGGAATAAAGAACAAGATCGCTTTGGGTGTCTAGTTTTTGACAAAGACGCATTTGTTCAAGGCACACCAATATTCTCAGCTATTTGTGGTTTAAAACTTGGTTTCCTTCTCCTTAAATTAAGTGATCAGATTGGTCACTTAACCTGGGATTTTAGGAGAAGGAAAGCTGTTCCTTATTGAAAGGCAGGATCCTTGAATTCCTTGCCAGCATCACTGTGCAGTGCAGCTCACAGGCACTGGGCAGCTTCTTGTGGAAAGGGACTCTAAAACTGGAAGATAAATTTGCAATGTGAAGCTTGGAGTGATAGGAAAGCAACAACGAAGATGGCTGGATTTGTGGAACGcaggaattatttttccatcggttttgcttttttcctgtctctcctTTTTTTACCCTTCTCTTTTTTGTCTGCTCCCGGAGCGCTTCCCCAGGGACCTCCAGCaccctgcctcagtttccccccatGACATCCCTGTGCTCGGGGAAGCTCCGTGGGTGCTGTGACATCCCAAATACTGGTgaccaccagcagctcccccccagccccgctgaCCTCGGCAGCCCCGTCCATCTGGGTGGTAGCCGGCCGCACACTCGCACGTGTACTCTGTGCCCACGCCGGGCTGGCAGCGCGCCGGTGCCTCGCACGCGTGGGAGCCGTCGTGGCACGGGCTCACCCCGGGATTCTCGGCATCGTCTGCGGGCGCACAGGGACGTTGGGGGGAATAAAACATCCGGGAGACACAGGGAGCGACCATCCCCACTTACACTTGATCACCGCTGCGCTGCAGCGCCGTTGTCCCGCGCAGGGAACCACCCCCACCACGCCGGCAGCGCTGCAGCTCAAACTGCTCGGGAAACCCCTCCTTTTTTGGCCGATTTTGGGCAAAGCCAGCGCACCGCAGCTTCGGGACACGGCGGCACCCCGGACTGGCACACGGACTGGCGCCCGGGGGTGGGTGCTGGCGCTCACCTCGTGCCGGGCCGATGCGGGCGGCCAGGGCGTAGCGCAGGACGTGCTCGTGGCCGTCGAAGAGGGCGAAGGCGCGCGCCACCGAGAGCCGCTGCCGCGCCGGCAGCCGCGAGTGTGGGCACCCCGAGAAGGTGATGTTCTGGCGCAGGCGGTAGGACAAGGTCTGGTTGGCGGTGCCCGCGGCCACCACGTATTCCCGCTGGCCTGAGGATGCCACGGCTGCCGGATGGCACGGAGAACGCCGTGGGATGTGGGAGAAACGGTGTCAGCACCGGTGTGGCCGGGATGTTCTCGCGCATTCAGGGGTGGTGTGTGAGGAACTGAAGGCAGGTGAGCACAGGTCTTACCTGAGCTGGAGTAGGAGTAGAGTTCCTCGTAGGGAGTGATGTGGACGGTGACGTTCTCGGGCAGGAATGGCACCTCACCCTGGATGTGTGTCCTGAGGCTTAAATAATTGTCCGGCCCCAGGCCCTCGGCTGTCTGAGTTACCTGGACCGTCTCCCCACCGGGGTAAAACGTCACCTCCAGGCTCTGGGTGAATTCAGCGCCTGGGCGGGAAAAGGAAACGCTCACCATTTGTAGGGACAACCCCAAAGCGTCCTTCCCACGGGGGAGTCACAGCGAGAGGTGAGCGCCAGCTGAGAGAGGGACTGGAGAAACCCCGGAGCTGCCATGAACCCCACCCCCAGCAGCCACACCCCTGGGAGCGACGGCACCTCCCAAATCCCCGCTCACCGGTGATGCTGAAGCCGTTCTCAGAGCCGGGCTCCTCCAGGGCGAAGAGCCACGCGAAGAGCCCCCCGAcgggcagcaggggcagcagggcgCGGGCAGCGGGCTGGGGCACCCCGCTGATGGCCGTGTAGGCTCTGCCATCGCTGCCCACGATGTAGGCGTGCAGGTCCACGTCCTGGAAGCGGACGGACGCCCGTCCCACCCTCAGGCTCCCGCTCACCTTCCCGTTGAGGCGATGCACGGCCCCTGGGTGGGGAGatgggcacccctggcagcggCCACCCAGGCACGGGCTGCCCgtccccgccgcccgccccgcgtACCTTCGGGCAGGCACTGCCGCCCGTTCCCGTAGAAGGTGGCCCGGCAGTGGCAGCAGAAGCCGGCGGCGTAGTCGGTGCAGAAGGCGTGAGGGGAGCAGCGCCCGTGGTGCTGGGCACACGTCTCCTTGCTGGCTGCGCTGTAGGTGAACActgggggcagaggggagacGCTTGGGGACACAATGACAAAGCCACCCTTCACAGGGGGGGTGGGTGCTTTGCCTTCTTGGCCCCAAAAGCACCGCCTGGAAACGAGCCAGCTGGCAGCGGCGGCTCCCAAGAGAGTCACTGGGGATGCAGAGGGATTGGTGGAGGGCTTGGAACCTGTTGCCCGATTTCAGGCAGATCTGACAGAGGGCACGAGATCAAATTCCTGACGGTATTTTTGGGAGACAGTTGGCTGGGGACGGGGCCTCTGCTCCCCCGGGCACGTGCCACGGCGGCTCGACTGGCAGGGAGGGTGGCAAGGCCAATTCTGGGACCTGTCCCCTGAGCTTCCCACCCCGTCCCGTGCTCCGGGCCTCCCGCCTTTCCCTTGGCAAGCCCGGCGGGCAggactggctccagcagccccttggCAGCGGGATGGGGCCGAGAGGAGCAGCTTTGGCCGCTTGGGACGGGGTGAACTTTCCAGCCAGGGAGCCACCCCCACTCGGTCGCTGTCCCCACTGGGTCATTGTCCCCGCTGGGCCACCGCAGGGGCTGTGGCCGCTCACCGTCGGGGTTGAAATGCACGTCCTCCTCCACGCCCACGCCGTGCTGGCCGGAgctgtaggaggaggggttggcAGAGTAGCTCTGCCCGGTGCCACCGTCCcctctgggctgcagccagcgGCTCCGCTCCTGGGTGTCCCTCCTCCCGGGGACGAAGCCCAGGAGCACCGGGCTGTGGGATCCGTGGCTGGGACGCTGGGCCGTGGATGCGTGGCTGGAGAGGGGGTGGGGGTGGCCGGCGGTGCCAGGGTTGGGGTGCTCAGCGGGGCtctgaggcacagcaggagcagctcccttgCCACCCCCCGGCTCCACGCGCTCCGTGCCGCCCACGTGGAAAACCCACACGCCGGGGATTCCCGTGTTGCTCTCCCTGTGGACACAGCACACACGAACATCATCACAGCCATGCTGGGAAAGCCACCCCAAAAGGTGGCACCACGCCTCCAGGACCCCAGTACAGCTCCCGTGCATGTGGGGCTGAGCCCCTGGTGCAGCCCAGCACCCCAAGGTCACTCCCCAAATTTTTTCCAGGCTCTAAaaggctccagggctgggagaaggtgaccctgctccccctgcccacacccagagccccccaggTTCCACTCACCTCTCCAGGTTCCTCAGAGCCTGCTCgctgctggccaggctgtgGAAGAGCCCGTCCCTCTTCGGGTCATCGCTGTCCCCCCAGCTGAAGCCCACcctggctggcagctccagctggacgTTGTAGGACTCCTTGGGTCGCGTCCCCAGGAACTGGAGGCCGCCGTCGGGGTAGAGGAAGATGGTGTAGGTGTCCTCATCGTTGTAGGCTATGACTGCCTGGAAGGTGTTGAGCTGCCAAAGGGAGAgcggatggatggatggacggacggacggCACggaggggcaggagcacagcagaggagtgaaggaaggggagcagggatgtgagAGGCAGCCCCACACACACCACAGGGCATGCAAGCACCCCAAAAGGGCCCTCCAACagagagcagctccatggagccaggctgggagagctgggtgTGCTCAcccagagaggagaaggctccagggagagctcagagccccttgcagggcctgaaggggctccaggagagctgcagagggactggggacaagggatggagggacaggacacagggaatggctcccagtgccagagggaagggatggatgggagattgggaaggaattcctggctgtgagggtgggcaggccctggcacagggtgcccagagcagctgtggctgcccctggatccctggcagtgtccaaggccaggttggacagggctgggagtcacctgggatagtggaagggttccctgcccatggcaggggtggcactgaatgttctttaaggtccttccaacccaaaccattccatgatcagcctgcagagatctcctgggcaagagcaggagctggggctgctcatgCCCAGCCAAACCCCGAGTGCCACAATCTGGGAAGATGCTCAGCATCCTCCTgggagcccagggcacagcctggccacTCCCTCAGTGCGAGGGTGTCCCAAGAGCATCCCTGGCCATGCTCTGCACTAGGCGCCCCTCACTCCTGTCCTCCCACTGACAcccccctgctccatcccatcAGCACCAGAGGAAAACCCACATCCCGCCCCTGCTCGTCCCTGAGAACAATTTTAGCTCGGTTTCCTCCGGAAAAAACATTCCTGTGCTCCCGGCTTCCCATACATCCCGCTATAGGCAGGCAGCCCTGCGAGCCTTGGGGCCGTGCCAGGCAGCGGCACCGCGGCCACAACCCCCGGACGGGGAGGCTCCGGAGCCGGCACAGCCCTGCCGAGCCACCCGACAACACACACGCTCCAGAAACGCCGAGGAACCAACCCTcgcacagctcctgctcctccaagCCCTTCCTTCCCACCGAGCCGCTGGAAGCAGCACGCAGGGAACGGCGCCCGAGCGAAGGAAAAGTGATTGAATTCCCAGCTTCACCCCCGGAGCAGCGGGAGGGAGGCTGGGGGCTCCCCCCGCTCCACCCGCCCTGATTTTGGGGCGCAGGGCCCCCGGAGCATCGCTGGATTTCCTGGCAGCCCCGCGGGATATAAAGAGCCTTGTTGTGCCTGTCACACACTCGGGCATTCAGAGACCCCGAAAAGGCGGCCAAAaaagctgggggggggggagggggagggtggggggtgGAATaacccccctccccccgggGCTGGATTCCTCCCCCACGCAGCCaaatctcagcagcagctgcaggactcATTCTGCCTTGGGGTGGGTGGCCAGGGGGGACGCGCTGGGTGACATCGATGTGCTGGCACGGTGGGAtgaagggaaggaggggggaaagcCCCCAGCAAAGAGCTGCAAAGGGCAAATTCCAGCCCAAAAGGGCAAGTCTTGCTCCTACAGAAGCAGACTCAGCCTTGTCCCCTTGTGCAGCCCGGGAAAATGTCACTGCAGGGACCAGGAGCATGCCCCAAGGAGTTggaggggacactgccagggcactgccagaCCTCCCACCCAGGCAGGACCCCCAAAGAGGGGCTCTGGGGATCCTCTGCTCCCCATCTCAACCCAGTTTTCCACTTTTAGGCCTCAAAAGGGATTAGCCATGTCTTTCCAGGGCAGGGGGCAAGGCTTTGGAGTCAGTCCTGGttctgagcagcaggagggcagcGTTTCCATAAACAACATTTggtcaggggaaaaaaaaaaaaaaaaaaaaagtagtgttTGGGGAGATTTTTAGCAGTTTTGGCGAAGGGGAGCTCAGCAAAGCACAGGCACAAGCTGCATTTCAGGAGCTTTCCCTGGAGCTCCTCATTTCCAAACAAGACCGGTTTCATTTTAAAGCCTGATCCAAACTcctcagaggaggaaaaaaccacaacggggaagagaaaagaagaggaggCTGCATTTTCGATGGCCATGAGGTCGCTGTGAGGCCCCTGATGGCATCTCTTCAGCTGTTTTCCCAACTTttaaatgagaggaaaaaatgtgccTTGTCTCCTTCCAAACCTCAGCTTCTTGCCTTGCTTGGCTTCCCTCTCAGCAACGTGCCACCAAAGGGCCCCGGAGTGGGGGGATGGCTTCTGGTGGTCCTTGAGGacctggtggctgctgctgggctttgggggAGAGCCCATCACCCATCACCCAGCTCTGGGTGTCCATCACCAGCGTTTTCCTGGTGCAGCTCATCCTTTTCAGCTCCTCGGAGGCCGCGCAGCTGGCGGAGCGTCGCTGTCACCTCCTCAGCACGTCATCAGCCTGATGTGACAGCTCATGACCCGGGACAGGCAGCGCTGGAGGTCCACCCACGCAGGAGCCTTATCAGCCCCGTGGGTGGAGAGCACAGGtcaccccccaccccgccccgtGCTGGCAGACCACCTATGAGCTTGTTTTCCAGGCACAAAATCAGCCCACGGTGGAAATTCCAAAGCCGGTTGCTCACCAGCAGCGCGATCAGCACAGGGCCAGCCCCGAGCCACCAGTAAAGGTCAGGAGCACAATGGGTGACCTAAACCAGGGcctcccccagctgcccccagccacCCTCTGCCCTGCAAAGCCAGAGCTACCAGCACTGGAAAGCTTTGTCTGGAAAGAGTCAGAgtcgtggaatggtttgggttgaggGGATCTTAAAACTCgtcccattccaccccctgccatgtgcagggacaccttccactgtcccaggctcctccaagccccagtgtccaatctggccttgggcactgccagggatcatGGGCAGCCTcagtttctctgggcaccccgtgccagggcctcaccaccctcacagccaagaatttctttctaatatctgaTCCAAGCAATgtgaagccattctcccttgccctgtcactccATGTCCTTGTTCAAGCACCTCCAGCCATGAAGGCAACCTCTAAACCTCTTCTGGCCAACAACCCCACCACTGCCACAGCTCTGATCAGAGGGGGAAAGCTCCACGTTCCTCCTGGTGCTCACCcaaggatggatggatggagccACCATCCAGCTGCCCAGAAAGAAAAGACCCAGCATTTTGGGTACCACACAAGAGAATCTCATCCTCCCGTGACACGTAGGGTGGGCATCCAAGCTCAGCCCCTTGGCCTCACCTTCGTGGAGGGCTCGGTGTCCTGGGAGAGCTCCTGGTAGGCGCCCACCTCCTCCCAGGTGGCAATGAAGGCATTGGTGGGCACGAAGGCGCCAGCAGAGCGGGGAAACCCGGCCTGGATGTATCCCACAGCCTGGTCCAGCACGTCCCGAGAGTCATCCTGCCGATAGTAGATGTTGCCTCTGTCCCCGGAGGTGTCCAGGTCGGCCAGGAAGGGGGCGATGACGGGGAAGTCTGTGGGGAAATCGTCATCCACGTACTGGGTCTCCCTGGGGAAATCCTGGGTGGAGATGACCCCGTTGGTCCCCACCTGCAGGGAGAGCGGTGCAGGGTGCTCAGGAGCCGCAGAGGTGCCACCACTGCGGGTCCCTTTGCCCCGTCCCCCCCCTCCTCGGTGCAGTGGGGCACGGGGCTGAGAGCCCTGAGGCCGCGTGGCCCCATCCGGCCGGGCAGAAAACAAAGACCTCGGGCTTCTCCGTCCCCCAGGGAGCTGCGGCTCGGGGGCCGTCCCAGCTGCAGCCGCTGCTGGCGGGGGAACAGCTGCGGAGGAGAAAGCCCTCTTGTTCCTCCGCAGCCGGAGACGGCGGGCAGGAGACCgcgggaagggggaaatggacggacggacggacggatggatggaGAAAACACGTGCGGTGGGACAGCGAAGGAGCACATGGAGGGGCAGGGgcgggcaggaggaggaggaggagggggtgtaaaggcaggggaggaagggggtGAGTgggaggaaggatggaggggTGAAAagccagagggaaggagggatggtGGGACAGAAGGATGGAGGGAAGCAAAGTgggaagatggagagagacagggCTGGAAtgagggagggacagagggtgGAGAGATGGACGGAGCGAAgctggagggacagagggagatGATGGAGAGGAGGAAGCGGGGTAGGGAGTAAGAGCGGCCggggggaaggagggcagggaaggagaagggagcagggagcgGGGCCAGGCGGGACTCACGTAgaggcggcgggcggcgcggccgtAGAGGCGGAGGGCGCGGCGGAGCAGCAGCCCCGGCGAGCTCTCGTCGTCTCCGGGCCGGAGCCGGGCATCgccgcgggccgggccgtgcgggagcagccccgggcggGGCAGGGCTGCCCCCACCGCCAGCACCGCCGCCAGCACCGCCGCCACCGCCCGCATCCCGCCACCGGGAGCTCCCGACGGtgccgagcggagccgagcgggaggagccgagcggagccgcaCGGACCGGACGGGGCgaccccggccccgcggggcgggACGGGGAGTAGCCCGAGGGGCGTGGCCAAGCAGCGGCCGTCCCCGGACTGGGCCAATCAGGTTTTACCCAAAATCCGTCCAGGGTTGAGGCCCCCATCACCCCGGTAGCGGCatcccgggggggggggagcgggGTACCACAGCGGCGGTGTCCCCGAGGGGGCATCCCGGGAAGGAGAGCGCTGCCCCCCTCTTGGtgccccccatcccctccccgcCTCGCCGCGAcccccccggggccgggcccgcgTCCAGCCGGGGTCGGGGCCGCTCCCCGCTCGCTCCCTCGGATCCTGCTCCCTTGAGCCGGGAAGAAACGTGACTCCTCATCCCCAGGGGAGCGGCGGGGGGAGGACGCGGGCAGCCCCCGGCCAAAATCTGTCGTGCAGCTCGGCTGGCAGGCGGTCAGCGAGCGGCCCCACGCACGCAGGGCCGGGCGCGGGGTCAGCGCTGTTTATCCTTTCTCTGTCCCATCATCCGtcatctccagctctgcagtgaccGATGGATCGAGGAGAATTCCCCGCCTTTGCGGCGGGGGGTCGGGGTGGGAGCACCCACAGTGGTGGAGGGGAGGAAGAGCTCAAACCCCGACAGCTGCACTCCATGAGTGCTCCTGGAAATccgggctgggagcagccaaaagctctgctccagcttccTGGAGCGTTTTCCCCTTCCCTGGCCCGGAGACTGCATCTGTCCCAAGGCACCGCCGTGCCCGAGGAATGCCAGATAACAAGGAGGGAAGTGTCAAACCCCTGTAGGCTGCCGAGAGAAATAAATCAGGGACACATTCATGGCGTTCCCGACAGGAATCCTCACACCCTCCGCCCTgtctgctgcagtgacagcgATTTGTCACTGtggcccctgtcccctccgTCCTAGCAGAGTGCAATCCACCGCATCCTGCTCACCCTGGAAAGCAGCTCCCACTGGTGCTGGGATTGAGCTGGTTTGGAAGTCTGGCTGTCCCAGGGAGTGTCGCTGCCGGGGCCACATCTGGAGAAGCCACTGCCCcttggctgcaggcagctggctggctccagcccctggaAGGAGTCATTTGCCTGGCCATGGAAAACCATTAGGACTTTGAGCGGGGTCCAGGCCAGCTGGACACGATCCGCAGCCTGTGAGGAGCTTCCCGTGCCAAAATGTGGCTTTTCTTTGAAGCTCAAACACCTCCATGGCTCTCCAGGGaaactgggagctgcagggggccagcagctcctctgcctggtGAGATCCCGGCTGGGATGCCACTCCCATGGGGAATGGTGGCATTTGGTGGCACCTCGGAGgtggcagtgggcagaggggGCAGGAAGTGAGGGAGGGAAGCCTTGCTGCTCCATGAGATCTTTGGGGGCTATTGAAAATCCAAACCACGGGCCCTGAGAATCCTCTggacagggaaggaggagctgccaggctTCCTGCAGTCCTTAGGATGCTAAAAAGTGAATTTCCCCAACTCCCTGAGCCAGACTGGCACCagtcagctaaaaaaaaaaaggggcagctggggagagctggaGTCCTGTCCTGGccttgggagcagagccctgctggcaTGGGCATCCCTGGGGCTTTGGGAGAAGCTGGGAGCCTTAGaggggatgggaacagggattggggtgaggaagaggatggagaCAAGAAAGGGGATGAGGATAAGGATGGGGATCATGATGTGGATGGGGTCAGGGATGAGGATGGGcaaatgggaatgggacagagacagggatgAACattgggatggggacaggaacagggatgAGGACAGGAACAGGGATAAAGATGGAGAcaaggatggggatggggatatGGATGAGGATGGGAAATAGAGAATGAAGAGGAAGGTGAGGAAAGGGGCAAGCATGGGGATGTGGATGGGCATAGGAATAGGTTTTGGGATGCATATGGGATTGGGGATAGGGATGAGGAtgaaggtggggatggggacaaggatgaggctggggacaggatatggatggggacagggacaggctgagCTCGTCCacaccctgtgctgggaagggaggtggcacagggacccTGTAATCACTTCCATGTGCCTCGGCAgagcctctggctgcagggtcCATCCCTTCTTTCAGCTTGGGCATAAAAACAATCCAGAGCCATTTCCTGGGAGGCATTTTGGGCAGAAACAGATGTGCTGACATTATGGAAACGGGGGAAGATCCGGGATGGGGCTGAGGATGGATCTGTCCCGACCCAGCAGACGCTCCCAACTCCCTGTGCTAAACTGGGAAAACCAGGACGAGCCCCTGGTGACACTCCTGCCAGATGTGGCTGCTGGGCGGGTCGGCACCTCCCCGTCCTGCTGAAGGCTCACCTTCCCCTGGGCTCccagcaaggagcaggaaaagcagaggaatcCCTGGCTCCGAGGCTGCTGAGGCAGGAAATCCCGGCAGCCTCCCCCCGCGAGCCTGGCAGGCTGGAATTGCTGATCCCCCGCAGCCGGCAGAGAtaagggcagcagcaggaaacgCGCACCTCTCCCGGGGCAGGCGGGAAAGGAAGCGTGATTCCCGGGGATGGGAGCGTGGCCcgtggtttggatttttttttttgggggggggtgcAGCACGCAGCAAAGGCTCGCAGGATGCACCGGGGCCGCTCGGTGCTTTGGGATGTTtgcagggaagcagggctgggataaGAGCAGGGATTCAGCCCGGGCTGGGTCAGCAGTGTCCCGTTGCCAGCTGGGTTAGTGGGTCACTGCAATAAAGGCCTTGGAGCGTTTCTCCCCCTGCTCAAGGTCAGGGGATTTGGCAGGAAGGGCCATGAAGCCGTGCCTTGCACATCCCTGTGGTTCCTGCAGGGAAGGGCTCTCACAGGGAGAGGGCTGTGCACCCCTGAGCTCCCGGGAGCAGCACCAACAAGGGGTTTGGCCTCATGTCctaagaaaaagagaagtctCAGGGGACCTCCCTTatagagtcatggaatggtttaggttggaaaagccctctaagatcatccagcactgccaaggccaccactgacccctgtccccaagtgccacatccacacagcttttaaatccctccaggatggggaatccaccactgctctgggcagctgtgccagggctggacaaacCTTGTTTGTGAAGAACTTTTCtcaatatccaatctaaacctcccctggcacaacttgaggctgtccctgttcccggggagcagagcctgacccccactTGGTTGCCCTCTCTTTCCATGGAATGCTAGAAAGAAAATTCCTCCATCTGTAACAACTGGAATCTGCTGGATAATACCAGCCAAACgtgacagcagcatttctgaggCTCTGTAAAACCagacagaacaaaaccagaCCCCATCAGCTGCCCCCTGGCCCAGGAaggtgagcacagccctgggttTGAGCCCAACCCTCAGGAGCCATCAGCTGGTGCCTCgctttccagcagcaggagcaagctctgagctgtgccaaG
This portion of the Vidua chalybeata isolate OUT-0048 chromosome 6, bVidCha1 merged haplotype, whole genome shotgun sequence genome encodes:
- the NID2 gene encoding nidogen-2 isoform X1 is translated as MRAVAAVLAAVLAVGAALPRPGLLPHGPARGDARLRPGDDESSPGLLLRRALRLYGRAARRLYVGTNGVISTQDFPRETQYVDDDFPTDFPVIAPFLADLDTSGDRGNIYYRQDDSRDVLDQAVGYIQAGFPRSAGAFVPTNAFIATWEEVGAYQELSQDTEPSTKLNTFQAVIAYNDEDTYTIFLYPDGGLQFLGTRPKESYNVQLELPARVGFSWGDSDDPKRDGLFHSLASSEQALRNLERESNTGIPGVWVFHVGGTERVEPGGGKGAAPAVPQSPAEHPNPGTAGHPHPLSSHASTAQRPSHGSHSPVLLGFVPGRRDTQERSRWLQPRGDGGTGQSYSANPSSYSSGQHGVGVEEDVHFNPDVFTYSAASKETCAQHHGRCSPHAFCTDYAAGFCCHCRATFYGNGRQCLPEGAVHRLNGKVSGSLRVGRASVRFQDVDLHAYIVGSDGRAYTAISGVPQPAARALLPLLPVGGLFAWLFALEEPGSENGFSITGAEFTQSLEVTFYPGGETVQVTQTAEGLGPDNYLSLRTHIQGEVPFLPENVTVHITPYEELYSYSSSAVASSGQREYVVAAGTANQTLSYRLRQNITFSGCPHSRLPARQRLSVARAFALFDGHEHVLRYALAARIGPARDDAENPGVSPCHDGSHACEAPARCQPGVGTEYTCECAAGYHPDGRGCRDVDECAEGLSQCGPFSVCLNVPGSYRCECRGGYRPAGDGQACVPLAPASDPCEDGRHPCAPGDRARCLSRGDGRAACECLPGYTGDGIHCSDVDECAESPCHPAAVCYNTPGSFSCRCRPGYAGDGLQCAYAVEGNPQRLTPCQHERMYPREVPPLGDGHAPQCDEQGRYRPLQCHGSSGHCWCVDAAGQEIAGTRTAPGTTPPRCGSPESIQQLTPCEHARMYPREVPPGPSPVGDGHVPQCDEQGRYRPLQCHGSSGHCWCVDAAGQEIAGTRMAPGTTPPRCGSPEPTERPPSMCERWRQSLLEHYGGSPRGDQYVPQCDPSGDFTPLQCHGDSGYCWCVEQSGREIPGTRSEPGTTPPCLPSVAPPSVRPEPRPDVSPPAAGTFLLYAQGQQIGYLPLNGTRLHKEAAKTLLSLHGSIVVGIDYDCRERMIYWTDVAGRTISRAGLEPGSEPETIISSAGLISPEGLAVDHLRRAMFWTDSGLDRIERARLDGSERRVLFDTELVNPRAIAVDPVRGNLYWTDWNREAPKIETSTVNGANRRVLVHTDIGLPNGLTFDPFSKLLCWADAGTKHLECTFPDGTGRRVIQSNLNYPFSIISYANHFYHTDWRRDGVIAVNKETGSFTDEYLPEQRSHLYGITAVYPYCPGARK